The genomic window TTAGACAGCATAATCAACAAGGGACGGGTTGACCTTTATAAGCCAATTCAAATTGCTGAAGTGCTGAGACGCTCACGGCTAAAAGGTGATATCAACATTCTAGACACAAACACATACCAAAATCCTTCAGTTCGTTGGCGCGATGAAGTGACAAGGTGCTTATTGGGCAAAGTTTCCACATCCTCAGCGAGATACCAACATGATGTGTGGAATTTTACCGCCATGTATCCTGAACTGCTCACAGTTCTTGACACTGAAAACAAGCGCACTCAAGGCGGTGTGGAGCGTTATATCTACTTACGATTTAATGAAAGACAAAAAACTGTTGCCAGCATCATCGCTTTTGTGGAGAGTAAATCCCCAAAAGATTTTCAATTGAGTGTTTTACTTGACAAATTTATCAAACAAAAAGGTATTAGACGAAGCATTGACAAAGCTTATGAAATTGTCACTTATAGCCTCTTTGAAACAATTGTGGTTGCTCTTGGCACAACTATCAAAGTCAGTATTCCCCCCAAAAACAAAGAATTGCTTGCCGAGTTCTCTGATT from Nostoc sp. UHCC 0870 includes these protein-coding regions:
- a CDS encoding HaeII family restriction endonuclease, producing MPTVEDAKERLDSIINKGRVDLYKPIQIAEVLRRSRLKGDINILDTNTYQNPSVRWRDEVTRCLLGKVSTSSARYQHDVWNFTAMYPELLTVLDTENKRTQGGVERYIYLRFNERQKTVASIIAFVESKSPKDFQLSVLLDKFIKQKGIRRSIDKAYEIVTYSLFETIVVALGTTIKVSIPPKNKELLAEFSDLTRVLIGLEAGKESWEFPAHVYRVGVTNAADRGLDMWANFGPAIQVKHLTLDNKLAQTIIDQVESDNIVIVCRDADAEVIKVVTQQISWGLRVRGIVCESELIDWYERCLRGKFSEQLANPLIERLGNSFKSEFPQANTIVDFLEEREYLSIPVDKIWVTEIDVRA